Proteins encoded in a region of the Solanum dulcamara chromosome 9, daSolDulc1.2, whole genome shotgun sequence genome:
- the LOC129903467 gene encoding purine permease 1-like — protein MEISNNTSTIKQNKQKLRNKKPKQRKMNKLVFLIFNIILLSIGNCGGPLISRLYFIHGGQRIWIPSMLQTVGCPIILIPLAIAYFQRRKIQGPEAKIVFITRQEFIASAGVGVIVGLDGYLNSWGPAKLPVSTSTLINATQLAFTALFAVLIVKQKLTAYSTNSVVLLITGAATLALRASGDRPVGESAKDYMLGFVMTFIGAVLYGLMLPLIELIYIKAKQAVTYITVLEIQMVLGISATVFCTIGMIINKDFQAIPREASEYEIGEAKYYMVIVWCAIIWQFALLGLVGVIFYSSSLLSGIIAAFLLPVTEVLAVILFHEKFQAEKGVAIFLALWGFVSYFYGEYEQGRKEKKLKLKKTEISQISQQLNMDQTVANHVV, from the exons ATGGAGATTTCCAATAATACATCTACCATAAAGCAAAATAAACAGAAACTAAGAAATAAGAAACCCAAACAGCGAAAAATGAATAAACTTGTCTTCCTAATTTTCAACATAATTTTGCTGTCAATAGGCAATTGCGGTGGCCCTTTGATCTCTCGACTTTACTTCATTCATGGCGGCCAACGAATTTGGATACCCAGCATGTTACAGACAGTTGGCTGTCCAATTATTCTCATCCCTCTAGCCATCGCCTATTTCCAACGCCGGAAAATCCAAGGACCCGAGGCTAAAATCGTCTTTATCACAAGGCAAGAGTTCATCGCATCTGCCGGCGTCGGAGTCATCGTCGGTCTCGATGGTTACTTAAACTCGTGGGGACCCGCAAAATTACCCGTTTCAACTTCGACTCTAATCAACGCGACTCAGCTTGCGTTCACTGCGCTTTTTGCTGTGCTTATAGTTAAGCAGAAATTGACTGCGTATTCCACGAATTCCGTCGTTTTACTGATCACCGGAGCTGCAACTTTAGCTCTCCGGGCGAGCGGTGACCGGCCGGTCGGTGAGTCGGCGAAGGATTATATGTTGGGGTTTGTGATGACGTTTATTGGTGCGGTGTTATATGGGTTAATGTTGCCGTTAATTGAGTTGATTTATATTAAGGCGAAGCAAGCTGTTACATACATTACTGTATTGGAGATTCAGATGGTTCTTGGCATATCTGCTACTGTTTTTTGCACCATTGGAATGATTATTAACAAGGATTTCCAG GCGATTCCAAGGGAAGCAAGTGAATATGAAATTGGAGAAGCTAAATACTATATGGTAATAGTATGGTGCGCCATTATTTGGCAATTCGCGCTCTTGGGATTAGTTGGAGTAATATTTTATTCTTCGTCTTTGCTCTCTGGAATTATAGCCGCTTTTTTACTTCCTGTTACTGAAGTTTTAGCTGTAATTTTATTCCATGAGAAATTTCAAGCTGAAAAGGGAGTTGCTATTTTTCTAGCTCTGTGGGGATTTGTTTCCTATTTTTATGGTGAATATGAGCAAGGCAGGAAGGAGAAGAAGCTGAAGCTGAAGAAAACAGAGATCAGTCAAATATCTCAACAATTAAATATGGACCAAACTGTGGCAAATCATGTGGTGTAG